The proteins below come from a single Diadema setosum chromosome 21, eeDiaSeto1, whole genome shotgun sequence genomic window:
- the LOC140244472 gene encoding uncharacterized protein — MVGQNILSKEAENTSNGIKDASTDMTKDVTIESMMTSEEGFRFVRDILGVTSPEDKMISDPKGLLNDIVCSWQQIIPYQTIRSIATPSKDRHRPKLSEIKNDILAKYGGRCYHNNVGCFMVIKALGYHATLVPGDVLGLKSGHVVIIIYNLSGEGSKHMADVGTGGWPTFQLIPLDFEKESPEYHESFSRYKFVRRGDLILRLHNAENDSAGADFFKKTLRDGWYTYSEIRHEMPVDVSHFDDVMSMLYTTISEDSTLLRRIWCIAFPNRRLLSIRNTTLLIENEEGKVQKTYFRSREEMIATFSRFFPQFSEEVLKAAMDDGNIKLDFNRK, encoded by the coding sequence GCCGAAAATACTTCAAATGGAATAAAAGACGCCTCAACCGATATGACCAAGGACGTCACTATCGAATCCATGATGACGTCAGAGGAAGGATTTCGTTTTGTACGCGACATTCTAGGTGTTACGTCACCTGAAGACAAGATGATCTCTGACCCAAAAGGGCTCCTAAATGATATTGTATGTTCCTGGCAACAAATCATCCCATATCAAACAATTCGCAGCATAGCCACGCCCAGCAAAGACAGGCATCGACCGAAACTTTCGGAGATCAAAAACGATATATTGGCAAAATATGGTGGTCGCTGCTACCATAATAATGTCGGATGCTTCATGGTAATAAAAGCTCTTGGTTACCACGCAACCCTGGTACCAGGTGATGTCCTTGGTCTGAAAAGCGGCCATGTGGTAATCATAATCTACAACCTATCTGGAGAAGGTAGCAAGCACATGGCGGATGTGGGCACAGGCGGCTGGCCGACATTCCAGCTGATCCCGCTGGATTTTGAGAAGGAATCCCCCGAATACCACGAGTCCTTCTCGCGCTACAAGTTTGTACGACGAGGTGACCTCATCTTACGACTTCACAACGCTGAAAACGACTCAGCGGGAGCGGATTTCTTCAAGAAAACCTTGAGGGACGGCTGGTACACTTATTCCGAAATCCGCCATGAAATGCCAGTAGACGTTTCCCACTTCGATGACGTAATGTCGATGTTGTATACCACGATTTCGGAGGACAGCACACTTCTCAGACGTATTTGGTGCATAGCTTTTCCTAACCGGCGACTCCTTTCAATCAGAAACACAACCCTCTTGATAGAGAACGAAGAAGGCAAGGTGCAGAAAACCTATTTCCGGTCACGTGAAGAGATGATCGCCACTTTCTCTCGCTTCTTTCCTCAGTTTAGTGAAGAAGTGTTGAAGGCTGCTATGGATGATGGAAATATCAAACTTGACTTCAACAGAAAGTAG